From the genome of Falco cherrug isolate bFalChe1 chromosome 10, bFalChe1.pri, whole genome shotgun sequence:
TCAGACAGCTCTAAGACATCAGGACAAGAACTGGCAGATTCAGCAAGCTTTAGGCCTTGCTCAAAATCGCTAATCGACGTCTCACTGGAGATGTTGAGCATGTCAAAAGAGCTGCCAAGAGAACAAAGGCATCTGTGAATTTTGTAGGTGTCAGCAGCAGGAAGATGGCTGTTGTCTGAGGTATAATCTGactgctgctgggcagtgtCACTAGAGCACTGTGATTTATTGAGCTGCCCTTCTTCTTTCATGCCAGCCAGCTGGATATGGTCCAGCCCAGACCCATCCCAAGCTTGCAGACCATACTTCCGACATCGACAGTCTTGGCAGAGTCTCTCCCGGTGATTTTCTCCTTCTGAATTGCTGTGCTTGTAAGGAGAGGAAGTTTGCAAAGCAGGACACTGGCACAGGCCAACCTGCTGGTCTCTAAGGGTCTCCTGCAGATTCTGCATCTCTCTTTCAAGGGAGGGATGCATTCCTATTCTGGGGCACCTGTTGTCTTCAGCTTGTATGTCTTCAGAGAGCACTGATGGCCGGTTGGACAACTTGCTTGTGGAAGTGCTGTTGTCAAAACTGTCACTGAGTTTTCTGGACAAGGGCTGGAGCTCGTATTGCTCGTTTGCAGTGTTGGACTCCTGGACCTTCCGCAACCGGTTTTGCTTCTCACTCCCCCCACAGGAAAAGCTTCCGTTCAGCCCGGAGTCATCAGAATAGTCTTTCATGGTGTGGGCACAAGGCCAAAGGATCTGCCCACAGTTCTTCTCTGGGCCgaagaagcagcacagggacTGGAAGAAGAAGCTGGCAAACCCACAGCTGATACACTTGATCATCATGATGAATATCCCCAGCTTCCTATATGCCAGGACCGTGGCAGGCAACATAATGACCCCTGCAGAGAAGAGAGCAGAAGCTGCCATGGCCGTGGCACAGCTCATCTGCTTCAGGGAGAAGGCCACTCGGCTCAGGCGGTCAGAATGGGGGCAAAGATGATAGGAGATGCAGTAGTTGACAGTAAAGTCAACGGAGAGACCTACTGCAGCTGAAATGAAGAGAGACTCCACTGCATTGAGCTGCCACTCCAAGAGGACCAAAAGGCCGATGGTTACCAGGACAGTGCCCGCAATGGCAGTAACAGAGAAAATGCTAAGGAGAACATTCCAGGTagtgagcagcagcaccacaaagGAAATGGCTATGGAGAGCCCCATGACCACCATTGTTTCTGTGCTGAGACTGTGCTGGAGGTTGTACAGCTCTAGTTTACTGGTAAACCATCCATTCTGAAGCCCCACAGGGgcagttttcatttcctctgctACCCAGAGGCTGATTTCCTCATAGAATTGTTTGGCTTTGCTGTAGTTGAAGCTATAGTGATAAACAGTTTGAAACTGCAGCACTAAGGCAGCGAGATTTCCCTCCCCGTCAAACCTGAGGCCCAGATCGTACAtttctgccccttccctgccctgttcCAGGAGCATCATTTTGATGCAGTGTAGGAAGACTTCGCTTCcgtaagggaaagaaaactggtTACAGCAAAGGTTGAAGCTGTGGTCTCGCTGGGAGCACTGGCGACTGTCCATCCACCTGAGGAACTCCTCCATGAAGCACACTGTAGATTTCTGCTCTGTGTCAGGGTAATAGAAAGTTTTGTTCTTCACTTTTTGGCAGAATTCAAGGAGCCACTTCTGGGCATCAGGGTTTTGGATTGTGAAGGTGACATCTGTCACTAGGGTGCCATTGCTTTTTGGATCTAAATGGTCCCCGTTATCCAGGGGCAGAATGCCCCAGACTATTGTGACAGGCATACGCTGCCCTTCTCCATGCTCCAGCCTCTCAAACATGAACTGGTGGCAGTACTCAGAATCGTACCTTTCGAAGGGGTGGCTCAGTCTGAACACCTGGACAGACGACGTCTCGAGAGTCGGGAGTTTGAGTTTGGGGTTGGAACAGGAGATGTAGGCACCTCCTATTGCTAAGGCAGCAAACCAGCAGATCCAGATGTACCGAAACTTGATGACCCCACAAGGTAGAAGCTTTTCAAACAGCAGCTTGGAGGTTTCAGACAGTGTGTTCTGGAGACTCCTGAGAATGTAATGGAGGGAGAGAGCGACTCTCTTATGACCAGTATTGTTCCAGTAGTCTTCTGGCTTGTAAGTGCAGGTCGTTGCTATGTAGCGCTCATACAGCACAGCCGAAGAAGGAAGCCAAGTCATCATGAACAGCAGATTCACCAGCACGGAGGTGCCCATGTAAATAGCAAAGCAGCGGATGGCTATGATATTGCTAATGTAGCTGGCGTAGAAGGCAGCGCCCATTGTGAAGCAAGATGCCACCGTGAGATATGCAAAATGGTGCATGGTTTGACTCACCCACTGAGAAAGCCCAGCGGAAGGGTTCTGGTTCTTGCTGAGGTTCCAGAGGTCAAAGAAGACAAAGGTGTGGTTGGCACAAATGCTGCTGAGAATGATGACTGCTGTCAGGTTTACAAAAGGGAAATAGGTGAATCTGAAGGCCACCTTGTACAAGAAATAGGAGATCATTAAAGAACTGACAACAGCGAGCAGGATCATTAAGGTAATAAAGACTGAGcgtaaataaaaagaaatgcttagAAAAATAGCTAATATTGCCAGGACTGGATATTTAGTATCCAGTAAAAGATAGTGCTGGAATAGTTTCTGTTTAAGGCCCAGGTCCATTCCAGTGATAGATGTGTAGTTATCAAACAGATCCCAGGATTCAAGATTGTCTAAGTAGATCCCCATCATAGATGCACCTTTCCTTGTAGGCAAAAATAGCAGGCTGTATTTGAGAGATGGCACTTGGTACTCAATTGTCTGGGGACTAAGAAAGTCTCTGTCAACCAAGAAGTGAAGAAGCTGGTAAATGGCATTGAAGCGGGTACATTTTTCTGGGACTTGGGCACACTGAGAGTGTTTCTGTCTCACAGTCTCAGGACCTATGCAAGATGGAGTGAGGATACCTTTGTGGTAGTCTGGAGCACAGGCACGAAGGAGAGCCAGGGTATGGGAAATATCTCCTTGGGTTATCTCCAAACACGAAGACCTATTGTACAGGACAGCAATGTAGTTCCCCAGAGACCAGCTTGGGCAGCATTCATTGGTTTCAGTACGTTGGCAGAGGTCTCTAAAATGAACATGTGAGCGtatctgaaaaacagatgagaCACCATCATGTCAGACACTGTGCATGCTTCACGTTGCAGCCCCATAATGTTCCTCATTCCTTGCCATAATGCTCCCCTCCAGGTGTACCAGCAATGGCTTGCCGTCCTCCCCATGACAAATGACAAATACTAAAGCTATTAAAACTTGCTAGCCTTTTGCAAAAATTAAACCCTGTccattatttatattttataaccTCTGACTTGAAAAGTTGGATCTTATGGGAATCAGCTAATCCAATTAAGCTTCTCACTTGCAAAACTTGCTGTCACAGTCTCCAAGATGATAGCTCCATTTCAGTAATTAGATTCTGCTGCCCAAAATTCTCAGCAGCTTCTGATGGACACCTTTGGCTTTGGGACCAAGTTCTTCTTCAGTGTCTCTTTGTTTGTGTTTAATGGCAGCTGCTACTTTGCAGCTGGACTTTAGTGACAGGTGGAATCACCCATCTATTGCTAAGTAGATAAAATGCTTTGGAGTCCCCTAGGCTGAAACCTGTTCTGTAGCTTATGTGATTTTTGCCTGGCTTCCTTTCAGCTAGAGATTAAAGATTACAGCAGTCAGAAAAGAGACAGCATGTATATATGTTCTTCCTGACATTACTAACCTTGTCTTGTTCAATTTGACACATGGACTGAATAGCTTGCAAGTTCCATAAGCTCCCAGCAGTTGTGGACATAAAAACCAGCTGGGAATAGctcttttctgaaacaaagaagaaaaaaaaaagggggcggGAGGGGAAGTGTGTTAGGTAATACAGATGAATCAGCCAACCTATTTGGAGTAGACTTTCTgttccggggggggggggggggggggggaagtatatatatacattacTGTCTATATGACTGATATGGAGGACTCCCTGAAGGGAAGCAGGTCACAAAGACAGTAGGTTGTAAGTAGGTTGTATTGAGTGGTAGCATCTGCCTtgtgtggtctgacctctgcTCCTTGCCCAtctgtcagcagcaggagaggcatTTTCAAAATAGGCTCTCCATGCTGTCAGCATGCTTTTGGGGGCTGCTGGCATCTGGTTCTGCACCCCAGGACAAGTGAGGAGGAGCTTGAGCTCAGCCAAAAACTCCCAAGGACCTGTGGGTTTGGTGTTTGACTAGTTTCAGAGGTGGAGTAGAGGCAGGTAAGAGAGTAAAAATATCTGTATgctgttcctctttttttcttactaatgCCCATTTTGGGACAAAATTGGGGTATCTTggagttttctgcttttctctccagtttttttcagaaagaaggaacagagaggGAATAGGAACAGAGGAGTGGGGCACATGCCATGTTTTCAGAAGATTCTTTTGATATGGATAAATGGTGAAAACATTAGTCCTTTTACTGGtgcttttaaagtatatttctAAAGGGCAAAAAAGAAGTATGGCAAAAAATTAAGAAGGAGAAACATCTCCAGAATTTCAGAACATGCCTTTTCTAGCCACTCAGTTATGAAGTGCTGGAAGATCACGATCTGAAAGGTGGCATAGCTTTCACAGGTGGCATTTGATGTGCTGCTTTCTTAGAGCACTTTCAGAGTCTTTCCCTGTGTCCTAAAACACTCTGGCAATTCTCTATGCTGTTGACTTATGAATGTGTAATACTAACTGCCCCATCAGGATTTCACTCACCTGGGGGACCACAAAAGAAACCATCCGCTCTGTAGATTTGCTCCACCATTCTCCGTGTCCTGGCTTCTTGTTCTCCCTGAGCAGCCTTCTGTCCTCTGTTGATGCCAATATCATCATAGCTGGCAAGAGATCAGGTTATTGGTGTAACTAGAGATCATCTGACTATGGTTATGTTTGCTGACAAGGCTCTGGTGCCATGCATgacactgctgcagcagtaaGAGTCATCATGGTCTGGAAAGAGCATTGCTTGGGTGGGAGCTTTTCTATACCAGGTTGACTGTGCCCCTTCGTGGGGATCTTTGTAAGACTAAGTGAGAAGTTGCATCCCCCTGTGCAGACAATGCTGAGTCACCTCTGCTGTCTCTTAAAGGTAAACAGCGAAGTAAATGCATGAACAGTTTAGAGCCTAAATTCCTGGTTTCCAGAATAGGGAGCCCAAGTCTATTGCAGGCAAACAGATTTTAAACTCTCCAGTGCATCAGTTGCCTTTAAGTGTAGCATATATGTTGTAATTCACATAGATATCTTGGAACATTGAATCTGTAACTTTACAGGCAACATCTTCCTCAACCCCTCCCAACCACATTCAAATACCTTTTCTTCTTGGCAtagggagaaagggaaaaggtcTTCTTGTAGCCTGTATGGCTCTCTACATTCCTCCACACAACGAGCTTTCTGCCGATGTCAGTATCTCGTGGCTCAAAACCCTGCAGCCAAGCAAAAGGGCTTTGTCATCAGCCTGCATTTTAGTTTAGCTTAGCTTTCCTTAATTCTCCTCCTAGACACAGAAACTATATGGTAATATTACTGCATCTTGTAGAAAAACATATTGAATTTCCCCTGGAAATGCTGCAACCCAGAGTTGACACAAAAACCCaacttctccctttcccttctttgcAGGAATGGCTACAATTCTCTCTCTCTGATCTCATAAGACTCTTATCCTCTTCAAGTGAAAGAGTCACTTACAGAAATGTGAGTAATTTTCCTCTTCCTGGACAGACTCTATTCTATGCTTATTTTCTCAGGATTCTTCCATTAACGACAGACAGGAAGTCTAATGACTTTAGGAAATGTGGGATGCTGCATGGAAAACAGGAGCCTGTGCATCAGAGCTCAGCACGGGGCAGtctttccatttcaaaagcCTTACACACAGGCTGTAGGAGCAAAAGCCAGATCCCCCATCCGATTTCCACCCAACCCAGCTAGTCCCTTCAGGCAACCCCAGCCTTCCAGCAGTggaaggggagcaggaggagcaatCCCAGTTTGTGTTGGCAGTGTCTCCACACCAGAGTGAGGGCACTAGAGTGAGTCCACAGCATTGCTGAGAGATGGGCTGGTGCCTGCCACTGGCACACACTGTGCTCCTTCTGTGGTGTCAGACACACAGCAAAGACTGCACATCGCTGACACATTACGTTTATCCTGAAGGAGTCTAACTTTGGTTGCATGCTGTGAAGATGTGGGTTAAGGACAGCAGATTGCTGATAAACATGGTCATTTTTTATAGTGGCTTTAACATCCTCCTTGACTTACTGTTCTGCCTTGCTGCCTCAATCTGCAGAGAAGGAGGGAAGTAAAGGCTCATTTTATGTGGCAGAAAGAATATATCACTGGTTGGCCTGTGGATTTTCCTTATGTTCACATTGATGTATCATCTGTAGGGACTTACCATTAAAGGTTCTGAAAAGTCAGGCAAATTCCCAACAAGCAAGCCAGCTACTGTGCAAACCACAGCCATCACTGAACACAGCACCAGGACGGCGATGGGCCACTCCGCAATCAGTTGAGAATAACTGGAAtcaacaggagaagaaaaaaatgcagctgttaaGGTGCTTCTGCTATCAgcacaaaacctgctgttgAATCAACGTAGTGTGAGTAAAAGGAAGTAAAAGAATCAGGGCTTTCTGGTTTGagcatttatttattgaaaagcTTAGAGGCTCTACTACAGCTATTAATGAACATATTATACCTCCAACTGGATGTTTGCAGGCGATTCTAATTAACTTGGGTAATTACATTTTGCCTCCctgcattttcctgctttttcaatcagaaataataaaagccaGACTCCTGCATCCTAGGgcaaaaataagctttaaatatttaacttaaaagattgcatttgaaaagagcttcttccttcccccgcccccccccccccccccccgccctgttCTGCAATGTAAACCAGTAGCTGCCTAATAGTTTGGCTTGCAGATTTTCAACCTGTGGACCCTGAGAAGTCTTTGGGCTATTCTGAAGAGTCCCCTAAAATAACTAACTCAAGCAAGTCCATTGTCACTGGTCTAAATTCACTCACTATATAGGGGCCTGCTTTACTGTTGGGAGATGTACGGACATCTGCACAGCTAAAAAGGATGGAAACCACTAAGCTGATGTGTAACCAGTGTCAGGATTGCTGGCAGCGTTCACAGAGCACACAAGTGGCTTCTGCATCTGCAGGATGAGTGAATCTCATCCTGATCTCAGTCTCAAAACCAAACGCTGAACCTACAGTAAAAGATCTGCAAATGCAGCAGACCAGTTATCCCTCAGGGTCTGGAGGACAAGTACAAGCCCATGGGCCAGGGCTATGCCTGGAACACCTATCAGTGCAATAAGGTGGCACACACATTTTAGTGACATTTCTATACAAACAAAACTCTTCCAGAGAAGCAGCTTACTTTGGCCAAAAGGATTTTTGCTAGTTACTTTTGTTCTTAAGAGCTGGTCTAAAATTTTTCATCTGCGTTCTGGATTTCTTTTGGGATGATCTATTACTGTCCCACAATTTTTTACCAGTGCATGTTTCACTGTGTCAAGGTTTATGTCTTTCTCAAAAATATCTGTTGAGATGTAAGATTTCAGGATGGGTTCCTGCTCTGGTTTGGCAGGTTCTAGGTAGTTCTTCTGTACTCagatgtatttctgaaatataagaatttttgttcaaaaataGTTGACAAATATTTGAGCTTCATgggaaagtgaaatatttatggACCTTAGAGCAGCTATGCCAGTGCATATCAGCCTCGAGGTAGAATGTTCCTGCTTGCCTGCTCCTTTGCTCCTCTTGCCTAAAATGTCACTGGGTCGAATAGCAAAGCTATTCCTCATAAATCATCATGAGCCCTTCAAATGGCTTTTCACATGACTTTTGGTCAGGcctagtatttttttcaatttaagaCCACCTTATCAAGTTTGTTTTCATAGATGAAGTCTTTTctatgaaaatgaacaaaaattacCCTTTGTGCATTAGACTGTCTAATTTCTGGAGGCTGTTTTGGGTTATTCCATGTCCAATTaccaggaggggaaaaaaagaaaaaagagaatcaGCTGCAGTACCTGATGATGGAAGATACTTAACCAAACCCTCCAGAAAAAATAGTTTACGAAAATcagcttttaaacagaagttGAAATCGaccaaattattttagttttatgaaatatattaaaaatcctTTGTCTTTTGAAAAGGTGAGTTTATTTCATGGATGAGCTATCCTCCTGATTGCTCATCTAGGGGGCCAAGCTGGATTaatcataaatatatatatctacacacacatgtatatctatatatatacacatacacacacatacaggaATATTTAAGTATATTTTACAAAGCTATTGTATGGACTAGAGCCAGGCACCTGCCCCAAGAACAGCTATCAAGACAGCGTCGCTATTCATTAATGCAAGTTAAATTGATCTCGCAAGCAAATTGAGATTTTTCCAAGCGGATGGGAAGCCCTGAGCGGGGAGTGCTGACCTTGTCTCTGAAGCTGGGCCTGCTGAGGATGTCACCAGCGGTAACACTCTGCATTTCCTAATAGCAGGGTAGGAGAGCAATGATAATAGGGTAGAAGGACAGAAAGCGTTTGATATTAAACATACCTTTTTGGCATCCTGAAAGCTTTGTCAtgtctgcagacagaaaaaaaaaaaaaaagatgctttcatTTATGATTTTCCTATGAAGCACAGTGCAGGGCTGTTAGTGAGCAAATTAACCCTTTCCAGGGCTGTAAAACACCAAGACTACATGAATTAGTTTAATGAATAACAGCCTTTGCCTCTCCTCTGTTGGCACTTTAACCAAAGAGGATGGGAAGGCATGATGTCACTCCTCATTTTTGTCCCTTTATGAAAACCCCGTAGAAAGTAATGGACATTAGCAATGCAATCCCATAGAAATCACACTGCAACTTTTATCTatgaaaatatctgttttaagtgctttcctactgaatttttaattttttttcttggcaaatgCATACCTCTCTATTAAATTTCATGAGTTGGACTCGCAGAGCCTGTAtagcttttatttcatgcttaGCTTAGCAAGGATTTTCCAAAAAGGTGGCTCTCTTTTGTTTCCTGGGCCCTTCCAAAGGCAGCATTTGTCCAGTCTAGAGGAGCAGAAGGCCAGTGGAGCTGCTCAAAAACACTACCAGGGTTTCCTTGACACAGGAGCATTTGTCATTCCTACTTGTAGGGCTCTGAGGAATGAAATAAGCTTTTCCCAGGGGAACCAGGGTTACATTTGTTAATGAATCCCTGAGGGCAAGCTTTCCACTGACATCTTAACAGAAAAGCTGCACCTCAGTGGGTTACCATGTCTGAAGGACCTTTCATTCTGCTTTCCGTTTCCACTGAAGTGTCCCCTTGAAATATGCCCCAGCCTTGGGCTGTGATGCAGCTTCTAGCAAactgctcccagctgtggcttcttcctctctccacagCCATGCCAAGCTCAGCGAgtgctccctcctcccttcGCACTCCTACACTCTTGGCTTAAACTGGGAGAAGGTCCTACTGCCCTCCAATATCTGTGTGGGGCAGATGGCTCCGCTCCATCCCAGGCAGCCAGCTGGTGATCTTGTTGCAGGTTATCCTTACCAGCAGGTTGTTAtgaatggaagaaataaaaaaaggaagggaggtAGAGTTCCCCATGGAAGTCACTGTCAGTGGCACGTGTTTTCCTCAGCATGCTAATGCTCTGCAGATTTGAGagaggagcaaagaaaaatcttcaccAGATTATTAAAGAGAGGTCTTTTTCTGGCAGCACACTGCCCATCCTGTGCTAATTCTCACACAATAGCTTCTCAAGCAGATTTGCTTGGATTAAAACTCCCATTCTAGCATTATTATGTTATCACTTTTCTGTCTGCTAGTGCAGCAGATTCTGCCAGGGATTTGCAATCCAGCTGCATTTCCTACTTAAATAACCTGTTACAGAGAACATAGTTGACAATTTTGTTGATAGCATACAAGCTAAAAAGGATCCAGGCTCCCCTCCTCTGACTGCAAttgtgtcacagcactctccaaactagccagctgcaacaaggtctttttactatctcataccaacatactctttgtgccagtccctctgctgccttctccttgtccctcctcacccagggcacccACACACTGACTTatctctgcttcttcttcctcctctcttttcatCGGCTGCCCAACGtcttaacttaaccagccacacctgcaccttatctacatcagccaacctgCTGCCCAGAAGCCAGaccacagttgtatattatcaatgctaattaacccagcttcattcttctacactGCAAACACAAGCGAATTAAATCATCTGTTAATGGCTAGAAAATGAGACCATAAAGGGGTTTTATGCTTGACCCTGCACTGCTGTACAAAGGCAAGGAAGGAATCCTGTGCTATCTTCTATTGGACTTTGGTAGCTACTGCTGTTGTAGCAAAGGGATCATGGTCCTTAATACCAACAGTGGACTCCTAAAGGCATATACAGAGAGGAAGGTTGATGCTggctggaaggagaagagaTTGTAGCTCAGGCTGTTTGGGAAGCCCATCCTGTACGCATCCTTACAGTGCTGCCCAAGAAACATCCACCACACAAGCAAGTCACTGGGGTGCTCTGCACACCCATGGAGTTTGCTCAGTTCTGTCATGGACAACACAGAATTGACACCCTTGTTGCTGCCCAGCCTGGAAAACCAAATAATCATCCCCATTTTTCTAGTTCTCACTGTACAGCTGTAGCCAATGCTCACCCTCAGCTGCCTCTCTCCCtttcagcacaggcagcagctttggtgggggtagaaaaataaattaactctGCTCTTATCACTGAGAAACTCTGCCAAGATAAAGGATTAGCCAGCTGGATGTCTTGTAGTGCAAAAGGATAAAATGCAAAGATCACAGAAGATGGGCATAATCACAGCTGTGTGATCTGGAAGCCACTGAGTTGCCTTGGCTTTACTCAATGAGTCACCTTGAGAAGCGGATCTTGCTCCCTGGTGTGGCAATGGCAGCTCTCTGAGAGCAGACTGGATCCCTCCGTGCATtttggggcagctgctgcccaaaCCTGAAGAGCAAACCCATGTTTTGTGTGTCCCCACTCCCTCCCACTTCCCGCCACAAAGTTCAGGAGATACTTTTTGAAAGCCCCTGAGCCGCTCTCCATGTGCCTCTTACCTGACTGTTACAACGTGATGCTGCACCGGCCGTCGCTGCCTGGGGGACCACTGTTTCCAGGGGCTTTCCGAGGCCTCATGGTGGGAAGCTGGCATGGGATCACTGCTGGAAAGGTGGGAACACAACACAGGCCTCTGGCcatgcccagggagctggggcaggctgtaACTGCCTTGGGGCTCATGCTGGTTGCAGGGGTAatacagatgctgctgctgtgagtcCTGGGAGCTCGATGGTACCTGGCCATTGGACTGGGTGGAGACTGGCCCGAGCGTGTGGCTGGAGGAGGGCAAGTGGtctccccccagcctgggggaggCAGGAATGGGGCAGTGATGGACCGGGCAGATTCGTTCCCAGGAAGTGCCACTGTAGCTGGGCTCGGTGTTCCCGATCTCTGGCATAGCGAGACAGGTCTGGCAAGGtcctgcattttgtttttctctg
Proteins encoded in this window:
- the DISP2 gene encoding protein dispatched homolog 2, whose translation is MEAAPGPPRREQRPEGTRRGRGPAEPREKQNAGPCQTCLAMPEIGNTEPSYSGTSWERICPVHHCPIPASPRLGGDHLPSSSHTLGPVSTQSNGQVPSSSQDSQQQHLYYPCNQHEPQGSYSLPQLPGHGQRPVLCSHLSSSDPMPASHHEASESPWKQWSPRQRRPVQHHVVTVRHDKAFRMPKSYSQLIAEWPIAVLVLCSVMAVVCTVAGLLVGNLPDFSEPLMGFEPRDTDIGRKLVVWRNVESHTGYKKTFSLSPYAKKKSYDDIGINRGQKAAQGEQEARTRRMVEQIYRADGFFCGPPEKSYSQLVFMSTTAGSLWNLQAIQSMCQIEQDKIRSHVHFRDLCQRTETNECCPSWSLGNYIAVLYNRSSCLEITQGDISHTLALLRACAPDYHKGILTPSCIGPETVRQKHSQCAQVPEKCTRFNAIYQLLHFLVDRDFLSPQTIEYQVPSLKYSLLFLPTRKGASMMGIYLDNLESWDLFDNYTSITGMDLGLKQKLFQHYLLLDTKYPVLAILAIFLSISFYLRSVFITLMILLAVVSSLMISYFLYKVAFRFTYFPFVNLTAVIILSSICANHTFVFFDLWNLSKNQNPSAGLSQWVSQTMHHFAYLTVASCFTMGAAFYASYISNIIAIRCFAIYMGTSVLVNLLFMMTWLPSSAVLYERYIATTCTYKPEDYWNNTGHKRVALSLHYILRSLQNTLSETSKLLFEKLLPCGVIKFRYIWICWFAALAIGGAYISCSNPKLKLPTLETSSVQVFRLSHPFERYDSEYCHQFMFERLEHGEGQRMPVTIVWGILPLDNGDHLDPKSNGTLVTDVTFTIQNPDAQKWLLEFCQKVKNKTFYYPDTEQKSTVCFMEEFLRWMDSRQCSQRDHSFNLCCNQFSFPYGSEVFLHCIKMMLLEQGREGAEMYDLGLRFDGEGNLAALVLQFQTVYHYSFNYSKAKQFYEEISLWVAEEMKTAPVGLQNGWFTSKLELYNLQHSLSTETMVVMGLSIAISFVVLLLTTWNVLLSIFSVTAIAGTVLVTIGLLVLLEWQLNAVESLFISAAVGLSVDFTVNYCISYHLCPHSDRLSRVAFSLKQMSCATAMAASALFSAGVIMLPATVLAYRKLGIFIMMIKCISCGFASFFFQSLCCFFGPEKNCGQILWPCAHTMKDYSDDSGLNGSFSCGGSEKQNRLRKVQESNTANEQYELQPLSRKLSDSFDNSTSTSKLSNRPSVLSEDIQAEDNRCPRIGMHPSLEREMQNLQETLRDQQVGLCQCPALQTSSPYKHSNSEGENHRERLCQDCRCRKYGLQAWDGSGLDHIQLAGMKEEGQLNKSQCSSDTAQQQSDYTSDNSHLPAADTYKIHRCLCSLGSSFDMLNISSETSISDFEQGLKLAESASSCPDVLELSDSYSQTERGYLNRKRDTLRLDLRETVFDITPAASQQNSSSWKNRFGLGSEGPVVLPNSQPDMPDVWIKRSSAQSSGYNS